A genomic stretch from Chloroflexota bacterium includes:
- a CDS encoding HRDC domain-containing protein — MTTALSTPYTLVTDREQFLDLCRVLERSERIAVDTEADSMHHYPERVCLVQVATPESTYLLDPFALRDLSPLGGALGDRRVLKLLHGADYDVRGLNRDWGLTFANIFDTHIAGQFMGLERVGLAALLLDLLDIDIPKDRRIQRADWSKRPLDDHALQYAAADVHYLFALHDVMTERLRELGRLAWVQEECERLCEVRHSPQDLRETVLSLPESRKMDSRQRAVLLALYQWREEQARRQDRPPSHVLPPGALAEIAVEPSAPLERHKSLNPKLAMRFGRAIRGVVAEGLSGPPLERPPPSSPPRGRPTQGQTRKLASLKAWRHAEAKAIEVHVSLVWPMRSLERLAREPQTFAEELRSPEVREWQRERFGASLRRAVGG, encoded by the coding sequence GTGACGACCGCGCTCTCGACGCCCTACACGCTGGTGACCGACCGCGAGCAGTTTCTCGACCTTTGCCGCGTCCTCGAGCGGTCAGAGCGAATTGCCGTGGACACCGAGGCGGACAGCATGCACCACTACCCGGAGCGGGTGTGCCTGGTGCAAGTGGCAACACCGGAGTCGACGTACCTGCTGGACCCGTTCGCGCTGCGGGACCTCTCGCCGCTGGGCGGGGCGCTGGGGGACCGCCGCGTGCTGAAGCTGCTGCACGGAGCGGACTACGACGTGCGGGGGCTCAACCGCGACTGGGGGCTCACCTTCGCCAACATCTTCGACACGCACATCGCGGGGCAGTTCATGGGGCTGGAGCGCGTGGGGCTTGCGGCGCTGTTGCTGGACTTGCTGGACATCGACATCCCCAAGGACCGGCGTATCCAGCGCGCCGACTGGTCCAAGCGACCGCTGGACGACCATGCGCTGCAGTACGCGGCCGCCGACGTCCACTATCTCTTTGCGCTGCATGACGTGATGACGGAGCGGCTGCGGGAGCTTGGACGGCTGGCGTGGGTGCAGGAGGAGTGCGAGCGGCTGTGCGAGGTGCGCCACTCGCCGCAGGACCTGCGGGAGACGGTGCTGTCGCTGCCGGAGTCGCGGAAGATGGACAGCCGGCAGCGGGCGGTGTTGCTGGCACTGTACCAGTGGCGGGAGGAGCAGGCGCGGCGACAAGACCGGCCGCCGTCGCATGTGCTGCCGCCGGGGGCGCTGGCGGAGATTGCGGTCGAACCGTCGGCGCCGCTGGAGCGGCACAAGTCGCTGAACCCGAAGCTGGCGATGCGTTTCGGGAGGGCGATCCGCGGCGTGGTGGCCGAGGGGCTGAGCGGGCCTCCGCTGGAGCGCCCACCACCGTCATCGCCGCCGCGGGGCAGGCCGACGCAGGGGCAGACGCGCAAGCTGGCGTCGCTGAAGGCATGGCGGCATGCTGAGGCCAAGGCGATCGAGGTGCATGTGTCGCTGGTGTGGCCGATGCGCAGCCTAGAGCGGCTGGCCCGCGAGCCACAGACGTTCGCGGAGGAGCTGCGCTCGCCGGAGGTGCGGGAGTGGCAGCGGGAGCGCTTCGGGGCGTCGCTGCGGCGGGCCGTCGGGGGCTAA